The following are encoded in a window of Corythoichthys intestinalis isolate RoL2023-P3 chromosome 8, ASM3026506v1, whole genome shotgun sequence genomic DNA:
- the LOC130921010 gene encoding triple functional domain protein-like: protein MLHSRARDSSEGTRLIWRHFSTMEHLTSELTAFVEWLAEYPAELTAGSLEGRGSAIGKTTSNDKDLERDNTESTTSNWLQLLRKTDGKRQVVIASLAFHKTWVQVCHLLESLEEEYKSMEDWCCATGKPDSCGHMDLVTSLISKHLKQKEFFLKACTLIKGIADIFYQYVERNGATMGRLGHDQEEHVTGILNDLTERENRVLCLWNVRKQQLDQCLQYLAFERRAIQAQERIQDMGEVYLSTHYSAGSSIRFRQELLKEKENLNIISKQMKECVKLLIQLADGYCAKGHSHADKMKKCALAVDRCDRDLKKRMEKHHCSLEKLTGAKYSAAHYPREKKHEDKEIYGECMMPRSCRTLKRGLKLEFQGTGPSWQKWLNKSVWWPNHN from the exons ATGCTGCATTCGCGCGCACGCGACTCATCGGAAGGCACACGactcatctggagacatttttctACCATGGAACACCTCACGTCTGAACTTACTGCATTCGTTGAATGGCTGGCAG AATACCCTGCGGAGCTTACTGCTGGATCATTAGAAGGCCGAGGCTCTGCAATAGGGAAGACCACTTCTAATGACAAGGACTTGGAAAGAGACAACACTGAGAGTACCACCAGTAACTGGCTGCAGCTGTTGCGCAAAACGGACGGCAAACGCCAAGTGGTCATCGCCTCTCTGGCTTTCCACAAGACCTGGGTACAG GTATGTCATCTGCTGGAAAGCCTGGAGGAGGAGTACAAGAGCATGGAGGACTGGTGCTGTGCAACAGGCAAACCTGACTCTTGCGGTCATATGGATCTTGTAACTTCCTTGATCAGTAAACACCTGAAACAGAAGGAATTCTTCCTCAAG GCCTGTACTTTAATCAAGGGCATTGCAGATATCTTCTACCAGTACGTAGAGAGGAACGGCGCAACAATGGGAAGGCTGGGTCACGACCAAGAAGAACATGTTACAG gcATCTTGAATGATTTGACTGAGAGAGAGAATCGTGTCCTATGTTTATGGAATGTAAGAAAGCAGCAACTGGACCAGTGTCTGCAGTATTTGGCATTTGAACGCCGTGCCATACAG GCCCAGGAAAGAATTCAGGATATGGGTGAGGTTTACCTGTCCACACACTACTCCGCCGGCTCAAGCATCCGCTTCAGGCAGGAGCTGCTGAAAGAGAAGGAAAACCTTAACATCATCAGCAAG CAAATGAAAGAGTGCGTTAAGCTGCTCATCCAACTGGCGGACGGATACTGTGCCAAAGGTCACAGCCATGCCGACAAGATGAAAAAATGTGCTTTGGCAGTTGACCGGTGCGACCGGGATTTGAAGAAGCGAATGGAAAAGCACCATTGCAGCTTGGAGAAA TTGACTGGCGCTAAGTACTCGGCTGCCCATTACCCAAGGGAGAAGAAGCATGAAGATAAAG AGATTTACGGAGAATGCATGATGCCAAGATCGTGTCGCACACTCAAGCGCGGTCTCAAACTGGAGTTTCAAGGAACAG GTCCCAGTTGGCAAAAGTGGCTCAACAAAAGCGTGTGGTGGCCAAACCATAATTAA